The following are encoded together in the Blautia obeum ATCC 29174 genome:
- a CDS encoding antirestriction protein ArdA encodes MRIYIANLGKYNEGELVGAWFTPPVDFEEVKERIGLNDEYKEYAIHDYELPFEIDEYTPIEEINRLCEMVEDLPEYIQEELSELQSYFGSIEELCEHEDDIICHSGCDDMADVARYYLEESGQLGELPAHLQNYIDYAAYGRDMELEGTFVVTNHGVYEILR; translated from the coding sequence ATGCGGATTTACATTGCCAACTTAGGCAAATACAATGAGGGCGAACTGGTCGGGGCATGGTTCACGCCGCCTGTAGACTTTGAGGAAGTCAAAGAACGTATCGGTTTGAATGATGAATATAAGGAATACGCCATCCATGACTATGAGCTGCCCTTTGAGATTGACGAATATACCCCCATTGAGGAAATCAACCGCCTGTGTGAAATGGTGGAGGACTTACCGGAATACATTCAGGAGGAACTATCAGAGCTGCAATCCTACTTTGGCAGTATTGAAGAACTCTGTGAGCATGAAGATGATATTATCTGCCATTCCGGCTGTGATGATATGGCGGATGTGGCTCGCTACTATCTGGAAGAAAGCGGACAGCTTGGCGAACTTCCGGCACACTTACAAAACTATATCGACTATGCAGCCTATGGGCGTGACATGGAATTGGAGGGAACCTTTGTTGTCACGAACCACGGCGTATATGAAATCTTACGGTAG
- a CDS encoding conjugal transfer protein codes for MKKIRSYTSIWSVEKVLYSINDFKLPFPITFTQMAWFVVSVFAVMLLGNLPPLSFIDGAFLKYFGVPFALTWFMCQKTFDGKKPYGFLKSVLAYLVRPKLTYAGKPVKLEKEYPAQPITAVRSDIYGISD; via the coding sequence ATGAAGAAAATACGAAGCTATACCAGTATCTGGTCGGTGGAAAAGGTACTCTATTCCATCAATGATTTTAAGCTGCCATTCCCCATCACGTTCACACAGATGGCGTGGTTCGTGGTATCGGTGTTTGCAGTGATGCTCTTAGGGAACCTCCCTCCCCTTTCATTCATTGACGGGGCATTTTTGAAATACTTCGGCGTACCCTTTGCCCTCACTTGGTTCATGTGCCAGAAGACCTTTGACGGGAAGAAGCCTTACGGCTTCCTGAAATCCGTACTGGCATATCTGGTACGCCCGAAACTGACGTATGCAGGAAAGCCCGTGAAGCTGGAAAAGGAATATCCGGCACAGCCCATCACGGCAGTAAGGAGTGATATTTATGGCATATCCGATTAA